One window of the Methanobacteriaceae archaeon genome contains the following:
- a CDS encoding class III signal peptide-containing protein, with the protein MGEQNEQNTIATATRLGAANASAEIGIVNNNVRPIRVSKVDMTGGTNINITIFLSDSNLTEIQKQTILSGVQQSIESSGYTVQNAGKNLTITTSRHNYLIKLN; encoded by the coding sequence GTGGGCGAACAAAATGAACAAAACACTATAGCCACGGCAACGAGATTGGGAGCTGCTAATGCCTCTGCAGAAATCGGTATTGTGAATAATAATGTAAGACCAATACGTGTATCGAAAGTAGATATGACCGGAGGCACAAATATTAACATCACAATCTTCCTTTCAGATTCCAATCTAACCGAAATTCAAAAACAAACAATTCTTTCTGGTGTTCAACAGTCCATAGAATCCAGCGGATACACTGTGCAAAATGCAGGTAAAAACCTTACCATAACCACATCAAGACATAATTATCTAATTAAATTAAATTAG
- a CDS encoding M42 family metallopeptidase, producing the protein MKQLLEKLSNASGVSGFEDEVRKVMSDELEKYVDDLEVDEMGNLIATKKGKPDGKKVMLAAHMDEIGLMVRYIDKKGFIKFSKMGGINDQMLLNQEVFIHSNGKKILGVIGSKPPHRMKAAEKKKPVESENMFIDIGASSKEDAEEFVNVGDPITIKQEFAELKNDLVMGKAMDNRVGCAILVEVMKNAQTDATLYGVGTVQEEVGLKGAKTSAYKINPDMALALDVTISGDHPGMKEEEAPAKEGKGPCIILTDASGRGIITHPKVKELLIKVAQEEEIPYQIEVSEGGTTDATAIHLTREGIPTGVISPPSRYIHTPVSVVNIKDVENAVKLIIAVLKNV; encoded by the coding sequence ATGAAACAATTGCTTGAAAAACTATCTAATGCTTCAGGAGTATCAGGATTCGAAGATGAAGTTCGTAAGGTCATGTCGGACGAACTTGAAAAATACGTGGATGATTTAGAAGTGGATGAAATGGGCAACCTAATTGCCACTAAAAAAGGGAAACCAGATGGTAAAAAAGTGATGTTAGCAGCCCACATGGATGAAATTGGTCTTATGGTCAGATACATTGATAAAAAGGGATTCATCAAATTCTCCAAAATGGGTGGAATCAATGACCAGATGCTCTTAAACCAGGAAGTTTTCATTCACAGCAATGGGAAAAAAATTTTAGGAGTAATAGGTAGTAAACCTCCACACAGAATGAAAGCTGCTGAGAAAAAAAAACCCGTGGAATCTGAAAACATGTTCATTGATATTGGCGCCTCCAGTAAGGAAGATGCAGAGGAGTTTGTTAATGTAGGCGACCCTATAACCATTAAACAGGAATTTGCAGAGCTTAAAAATGATCTGGTTATGGGAAAAGCCATGGACAACCGTGTGGGGTGTGCTATACTGGTGGAAGTGATGAAAAATGCCCAGACTGATGCCACCCTGTATGGAGTGGGAACTGTGCAGGAAGAAGTGGGACTTAAAGGTGCAAAAACCTCAGCCTACAAGATTAACCCTGACATGGCACTGGCCCTAGATGTCACCATATCCGGAGACCATCCTGGTATGAAAGAAGAGGAAGCACCCGCCAAAGAAGGTAAAGGACCATGCATAATACTCACTGATGCCAGTGGAAGAGGAATCATTACCCATCCTAAAGTTAAAGAACTCCTGATCAAAGTAGCCCAGGAAGAAGAAATACCTTACCAAATTGAGGTAAGTGAAGGAGGTACAACCGATGCCACAGCCATCCATCTAACCCGAGAAGGTATTCCCACTGGAGTTATATCACCACCATCCAGATATATACACACCCCAGTAAGTGTTGTTAACATCAAAGACGTGGAAAATGCGGTAAAACTTATCATAGCTGTGCTTAAAAATGTATAA
- a CDS encoding recombinase encodes MERIKTGIEGIDKFTGGLPRGKTILITGDAGSGKTIFGLQFAMKSYQQNLKTVYITTEEDSKDLFTQGETFGWDIQSATESGLLQFIELAAVRAKVTEAEISIDVGAMKGNFSKFVRDLPEDTETVIIDNIGSYTAKLTPYEFRDRFDLLVYELKERNITALIILDSATSREFNEIALFSVYGAIKLMKRENPYTGRRERVMDVVKMRSTKTPTQFMTYEINDNGIEIVSGVENKD; translated from the coding sequence TTGGAGAGAATCAAAACAGGAATTGAAGGAATTGACAAGTTTACTGGTGGACTTCCCCGGGGAAAAACCATCCTAATTACTGGAGATGCTGGTTCGGGAAAAACTATATTCGGATTACAATTTGCTATGAAAAGCTACCAGCAGAACCTCAAAACTGTATACATAACCACTGAAGAGGATTCTAAGGATCTTTTCACTCAAGGAGAAACTTTTGGCTGGGATATTCAATCAGCCACTGAAAGTGGCCTCCTGCAATTTATAGAACTGGCAGCTGTCCGGGCTAAGGTAACTGAAGCCGAAATCAGTATTGATGTAGGTGCTATGAAAGGTAATTTCTCCAAGTTCGTCCGGGACCTGCCTGAAGACACAGAAACAGTTATAATTGATAATATAGGCAGCTACACAGCTAAATTAACACCTTACGAGTTCAGGGACCGTTTCGATCTGTTGGTTTACGAGTTGAAGGAGCGTAATATCACCGCCCTGATAATTCTAGACAGTGCAACCTCCCGAGAATTCAATGAAATCGCCCTTTTCTCAGTTTATGGAGCTATCAAACTTATGAAAAGAGAAAATCCATACACTGGTCGCAGGGAGAGGGTTATGGATGTGGTGAAAATGAGAAGCACCAAAACTCCTACTCAATTTATGACCTACGAAATCAATGATAATGGGATTGAAATTGTTTCTGGAGTTGAGAATAAAGATTAA
- the uvrC gene encoding excinuclease ABC subunit C yields MSTTIKNPDDLPEKPGVYLLKDVQENILYVGKARSLKKRVKSYFKEEIDDPKTRVLMRHFHHMDYMVTDTEKEALILESNLIKKHLPRYNIRLKDDKRYPYIKITSEDYPRLLITRRVLEDDSQYFGPFTDVTSVRSILKLLKPVFRLRDCKRMDGPCLNFQIDLCPAPCKGQVSKEEYLENVDKVRLFLEGKHQEVLDLLRKEMDQAALNHDYEKAAVIRDQLFSLGEVMEKQKMELNRNLDQDVVSLASDNELVVVVVFRVREGKIMGKEDFLMEGAEDNSPSKILTAFIKQYYSGPRQIPSEILLPVMIEDENLIVKWLDDNRKIHSDNDEMISNKIPDDNSTRDKTIIPYDGKLQKEHPKKLPKVSLRVPEKGLEQRLLQMVTKNAHIIINHHKHSRKALLELKNSLKIPRIPRRIEAFDVSNLGGKMAVASMVVFEDGKPRKKDYRKYKLKTPGPDDYGMMREVLTRRYKKLVNKGETPPDLIVVDGGRGQLNIATKVLESLNIKTGVIGLAKEFEQVFIPEVPLPIILPPKSPALHLLQRVRDEAHRFAVKYHKNLRHKELTSSPLDEIPGIGPKRKINLLKHFGDLESIIDASIDEIASVNGINRNLAADIYDFFHKDEV; encoded by the coding sequence TTGTCAACTACCATTAAAAATCCTGATGATTTACCAGAAAAACCAGGCGTATATCTCCTGAAGGATGTTCAGGAAAATATATTGTATGTGGGTAAGGCCAGATCTCTTAAAAAGAGGGTTAAAAGTTATTTCAAAGAGGAAATAGATGATCCCAAGACCCGAGTCTTAATGCGCCATTTTCATCATATGGATTACATGGTAACGGACACCGAAAAAGAAGCTCTCATCTTAGAGTCCAACCTCATTAAAAAACATTTACCCCGCTATAATATACGTTTAAAAGACGATAAACGATATCCATACATAAAGATTACCTCAGAAGATTATCCTAGACTTTTGATAACCCGCCGTGTGCTGGAGGATGATTCGCAGTATTTCGGTCCCTTCACTGATGTTACTTCAGTTAGAAGTATTCTGAAACTTTTGAAACCGGTCTTCCGGTTAAGGGATTGTAAAAGGATGGATGGTCCATGTCTCAATTTTCAAATAGATCTCTGTCCCGCTCCTTGCAAGGGCCAGGTGAGCAAAGAGGAATACCTTGAAAATGTGGACAAAGTAAGACTTTTTTTAGAAGGCAAGCATCAGGAAGTACTGGATCTTTTAAGAAAAGAAATGGATCAGGCTGCTTTAAATCATGATTATGAGAAAGCCGCAGTTATAAGGGACCAATTATTCTCCCTGGGCGAGGTGATGGAGAAACAGAAGATGGAATTGAACCGTAACCTGGATCAAGATGTAGTTTCACTTGCCAGCGACAATGAGTTGGTGGTGGTGGTTGTTTTCAGAGTCCGGGAAGGAAAAATAATGGGAAAAGAGGATTTTTTAATGGAAGGAGCAGAGGATAATTCTCCTTCAAAAATCTTGACTGCCTTCATTAAACAATATTACTCCGGACCACGTCAGATACCATCTGAAATACTTCTTCCGGTAATGATCGAAGATGAGAATCTCATAGTGAAGTGGCTAGATGATAATCGAAAAATTCATTCAGATAATGATGAAATGATTTCTAATAAGATTCCGGATGATAACTCAACTCGAGATAAAACCATAATTCCCTATGATGGAAAACTCCAAAAAGAACATCCAAAAAAATTGCCCAAAGTGTCATTAAGAGTCCCTGAGAAAGGTTTAGAGCAACGATTACTTCAGATGGTAACTAAAAATGCACATATAATCATCAACCACCATAAACATTCCAGGAAAGCTTTGCTTGAATTAAAAAATTCCCTAAAAATACCCAGAATTCCCCGTAGAATAGAAGCCTTTGATGTATCTAACTTGGGAGGTAAAATGGCTGTTGCATCCATGGTGGTTTTTGAGGATGGTAAACCCCGAAAAAAAGATTACCGGAAGTATAAGCTAAAAACTCCCGGTCCTGATGATTATGGCATGATGAGAGAAGTGTTAACCCGGAGATATAAAAAACTGGTAAATAAAGGTGAAACACCCCCTGATCTTATTGTGGTGGATGGAGGTCGCGGGCAGTTAAATATCGCAACAAAAGTTTTAGAATCATTAAACATTAAAACAGGAGTAATAGGTTTAGCCAAGGAATTTGAACAAGTCTTCATACCGGAAGTTCCATTGCCTATTATTTTACCCCCTAAATCTCCTGCTTTACATCTACTCCAGAGAGTTCGCGATGAAGCGCATAGATTTGCAGTTAAATATCATAAAAATCTCAGACATAAAGAATTAACCAGTTCTCCCCTGGATGAAATTCCCGGCATAGGACCTAAACGTAAAATAAACCTTTTAAAACATTTTGGAGATTTAGAATCTATAATTGATGCTTCAATTGATGAAATAGCTAGCGTTAATGGTATAAATCGGAATTTAGCTGCTGATATCTATGATTTTTTTCATAAAGATGAGGTTTGA
- a CDS encoding methanogen output domain 1-containing protein — translation MSQVKILIVEDESIVAMDIKHRAEGLGYLVTAITPSGEEAIEHVAENKPDLVLMDIVLKGEMDGIEAAQKIRDAYDVPVVYLTAYSDERTLKRAKITEPFGYIIKPFEDRELHSAVEVALYKHQMESKLKESEKWLSTTLESIGDAVIATDKDGNIKFMNPVASNITGWEHDAAIGQQLGKIFKVVHEETGEPVDDPVSKVVENDAIIDLPAEVLLVNKNGDQIPIDDSSAPIKDENGGIIGVALVFRDVTERRKAAKEKEELLKDKARGELSSFMVSALPVFASNIPPQIRDNIARSFADRFEKNMKPLFMDELEKCQISRGSENKEDQEVLFQCYLSWISEFMSNLGIVTDITIRNGKSYLNFANCPWTDENSVSPIFCLICRAIVIRSFTWTSLKGHVEQSQCLLDDDPKCSFEFVISLR, via the coding sequence ATGTCTCAAGTAAAAATATTGATTGTTGAAGATGAAAGTATAGTGGCTATGGATATCAAACACCGGGCTGAAGGTCTAGGATATCTGGTTACAGCAATAACACCTTCTGGTGAGGAAGCCATTGAACATGTGGCAGAAAATAAGCCAGATCTGGTTCTAATGGACATAGTTCTCAAAGGTGAGATGGACGGTATTGAAGCAGCACAGAAGATAAGAGACGCATATGATGTTCCTGTTGTTTACTTAACAGCTTATTCAGACGAAAGAACCTTGAAAAGGGCTAAAATCACTGAACCCTTTGGTTATATAATCAAACCCTTTGAAGACCGAGAACTGCACAGTGCAGTTGAGGTAGCCCTGTACAAGCATCAAATGGAAAGTAAACTTAAAGAAAGTGAAAAATGGCTCTCCACTACTCTGGAAAGTATTGGTGATGCAGTTATTGCCACAGATAAAGATGGTAATATCAAATTCATGAATCCTGTTGCTAGTAATATTACGGGATGGGAACATGATGCTGCAATTGGTCAGCAACTGGGCAAGATTTTTAAAGTTGTTCACGAGGAAACAGGTGAACCAGTAGATGATCCAGTGTCAAAAGTTGTGGAAAATGATGCCATTATAGATTTGCCGGCTGAAGTGCTATTGGTCAACAAAAATGGTGATCAGATACCTATAGATGATAGCAGCGCCCCCATCAAGGATGAAAATGGTGGTATTATAGGGGTAGCTCTTGTATTCAGGGATGTAACTGAACGTAGGAAGGCTGCTAAGGAAAAAGAGGAATTGTTAAAGGATAAAGCCCGGGGTGAGCTTTCCAGCTTTATGGTGAGTGCCCTACCAGTCTTTGCATCCAACATTCCTCCACAAATTCGAGATAACATTGCCCGCAGTTTTGCGGATAGATTTGAAAAAAACATGAAACCCCTGTTCATGGATGAACTAGAAAAATGCCAGATAAGTCGAGGTTCGGAAAATAAAGAGGATCAGGAGGTTTTATTCCAGTGTTATCTTTCCTGGATAAGTGAATTCATGTCAAATTTGGGTATCGTCACTGATATAACTATCCGGAATGGTAAAAGTTATTTAAACTTTGCTAACTGCCCCTGGACGGATGAAAACAGTGTTAGTCCTATTTTCTGTCTAATATGCCGGGCCATAGTTATACGCAGTTTTACCTGGACCTCTCTAAAGGGACATGTGGAACAGAGCCAGTGTCTTCTGGATGATGATCCTAAATGTTCATTTGAGTTCGTTATATCACTTAGATAA